In Vibrio cyclitrophicus, one genomic interval encodes:
- a CDS encoding GHKL domain-containing protein — MGRVSSHVSEVIENKDSFERPFPIKIPRRKWFGWKGIELRLVLALAMLSMTTIFLSVVSSFTFDDLNQRLVELKESEIPALDNAARLNDMVRVIITTSSQLSDAESNLERKQAMLKIEDAISVMNSVMVQFPDYHAYFKDLIAQVNNSLSLLYQSEIESEQLNQELRNLLEGFYPLLQQASDSLDSLPESAKDQIQYTQLKSLLYYQLGLVEKLYNDSSFNELDYTSYRLEQVGEEWWKLWVSGDLRSDFPQLDHQLTVIYNLASSDSSLYGMKNKALDHLYQEQYFLQNSREHLNQLTVQIESNTSKVNSNIDQSIQQAQLSLQSNQQLSLFLSLFSVLAAAAISWFYVRKSILERLLQLKDNMFAISTGHLDTEVSIRGKDEVTQMAKYLKVFQTTAKVVKQTNRKLEAEVEERTLAEAKLRVTQDELIQAGKLAALGQLSVGITHEINQPLTAVNSHVRSAQLWLGKERPDRAEENLKKIEVLLDKVAAITRHLKAFSRKSDGKIDNVELDKVIGDAIDLFEARQSRVLIHYSPQSDQMVRANSIRLEQVMVNLISNALDAVEHKDQPQLRISTQELTHTIQISVKDNGLGIPEEDIPYLFDPFYTRKTTGKGLGLGLSIAYNIIKDFGGSIHVESVEHQGATFIVTLPKGVAS, encoded by the coding sequence GTGGGGCGAGTGAGTAGTCATGTCTCCGAGGTGATAGAAAACAAAGACAGCTTTGAACGTCCATTTCCGATCAAGATTCCGCGTCGTAAGTGGTTTGGCTGGAAAGGCATAGAGCTGCGCTTGGTGTTGGCATTGGCTATGTTATCGATGACCACCATCTTCCTCTCCGTTGTCTCTAGCTTCACCTTTGACGATTTAAACCAACGCCTTGTCGAATTAAAAGAGAGTGAAATCCCAGCCTTAGACAACGCTGCACGCCTCAATGATATGGTGCGTGTGATTATCACGACCTCATCTCAACTCAGTGACGCTGAATCTAATTTAGAGCGTAAACAAGCGATGCTCAAAATTGAAGACGCTATTTCAGTGATGAATAGCGTTATGGTTCAGTTCCCTGATTATCACGCCTATTTTAAAGATCTTATCGCCCAAGTTAATAATAGTCTGAGCCTGTTGTATCAAAGTGAGATTGAGTCAGAACAACTCAATCAAGAACTTCGTAATTTGCTTGAAGGCTTTTATCCTCTATTGCAACAAGCCAGTGATTCACTCGATAGTTTACCTGAGTCAGCTAAAGATCAAATCCAATATACCCAGTTGAAATCTCTGCTTTATTACCAATTAGGCTTGGTAGAGAAGCTGTATAACGACTCAAGCTTTAATGAGCTCGATTACACCAGCTACCGTCTAGAGCAAGTCGGGGAAGAGTGGTGGAAGCTGTGGGTCAGTGGTGATTTAAGAAGTGATTTTCCTCAATTAGATCATCAACTCACCGTAATTTATAACCTTGCCTCAAGTGATAGCAGCTTGTATGGGATGAAAAACAAAGCGCTCGATCATCTCTATCAAGAACAATACTTCCTGCAAAACAGCCGTGAGCATTTGAATCAGTTAACCGTGCAGATCGAAAGCAACACCAGCAAGGTGAATAGCAATATTGACCAATCGATTCAGCAGGCGCAGCTGTCTTTACAATCGAACCAACAACTCTCTCTTTTTCTTTCTCTGTTCAGCGTGTTGGCTGCCGCTGCCATTTCGTGGTTCTACGTACGTAAGAGTATTTTAGAAAGGCTTTTACAGCTTAAAGACAACATGTTCGCGATTTCTACCGGTCATTTAGATACCGAAGTTTCGATTCGTGGCAAAGACGAAGTGACGCAAATGGCCAAGTACCTAAAGGTATTCCAGACCACGGCTAAAGTTGTTAAGCAAACCAATCGAAAATTAGAAGCCGAGGTTGAAGAACGTACATTAGCCGAAGCCAAATTACGAGTGACTCAAGACGAGTTAATCCAAGCCGGAAAACTGGCTGCGCTAGGGCAATTAAGTGTAGGCATTACTCACGAGATCAACCAACCATTAACGGCGGTGAACAGTCATGTTCGAAGCGCGCAACTGTGGTTAGGCAAAGAGAGGCCAGATAGAGCAGAAGAGAACCTGAAAAAAATCGAGGTCTTGTTAGATAAGGTCGCAGCGATTACTCGTCACCTAAAGGCCTTCTCACGTAAGAGCGATGGCAAGATTGATAACGTCGAACTAGATAAGGTGATTGGTGATGCGATCGATCTCTTTGAAGCTCGGCAGAGTAGGGTGTTGATTCATTATTCGCCACAAAGTGATCAAATGGTTCGAGCCAACAGCATCCGCTTAGAGCAGGTAATGGTTAATTTAATCAGCAATGCTTTGGATGCCGTCGAACATAAAGATCAGCCTCAACTCAGAATATCTACACAAGAACTCACACACACAATTCAGATCTCAGTTAAAGACAATGGATTAGGGATACCCGAAGAGGACATTCCTTATCTGTTTGACCCATTTTATACCCGCAAGACCACAGGCAAAGGACTCGGCCTCGGTTTGTCTATCGCATACAACATAATTAAAGACTTTGGCGGCTCGATTCACGTGGAATCAGTTGAACACCAAGGCGCCACTTTTATCGTCACTCTACCAAAAGGCGTAGCCTCATGA
- a CDS encoding lysophospholipase produces the protein MEDKQLLAALQQHPVLDLYQLFQEVGQNQSLYALLERLSSLKEQHQLSTRLSPFKPHIEGLLAQFDSTTPDREILESIALQSEIQQRGHSMSRYIMTSDNHRHFSPNADLVMFGDSITEWAPWADIFRDVSMVNRGLAGDTITGMLRRIDTTLNVKPKLVCFMAGINDLAQGYSVDHIYQNYVEILTTWRAQGITILVQSTLHVGNKLQGLNPQVSELNKRLQAYCEQHDIEFLDVNRVLAPNQLLSNEYSCDDLHLNAKAYQAWAEILQPTITELLK, from the coding sequence ATGGAAGACAAGCAATTACTTGCCGCACTGCAACAACATCCTGTCCTCGATTTATATCAATTATTCCAAGAAGTCGGTCAAAATCAATCTCTATATGCTTTGTTAGAGCGGTTATCTTCCCTTAAAGAACAGCACCAACTAAGTACTCGTCTTAGCCCTTTCAAGCCTCACATCGAAGGGTTACTTGCTCAGTTTGATAGTACTACACCAGATCGTGAAATCCTCGAATCGATTGCACTTCAATCTGAGATTCAACAGCGAGGCCATAGCATGAGCCGCTACATCATGACATCAGATAATCATCGCCATTTCTCTCCGAATGCAGACTTAGTCATGTTTGGTGATTCGATCACTGAATGGGCACCGTGGGCAGATATTTTTCGTGATGTCTCAATGGTCAACCGTGGCCTTGCAGGCGATACCATAACCGGTATGTTGCGCCGTATTGATACCACGTTAAACGTGAAACCAAAGCTAGTATGTTTTATGGCGGGAATTAACGATCTTGCACAAGGTTACAGCGTTGATCATATCTACCAGAACTATGTTGAGATACTGACAACATGGAGAGCTCAAGGTATTACTATTCTTGTTCAATCAACGCTGCATGTAGGCAATAAACTGCAAGGGTTGAATCCTCAAGTTTCAGAACTCAACAAAAGACTACAGGCTTATTGCGAACAACATGATATCGAGTTTTTGGATGTAAACCGTGTGCTAGCACCGAATCAATTACTATCCAATGAATACAGTTGTGATGATTTGCATTTGAATGCTAAGGCTTATCAAGCTTGGGCTGAGATACTTCAACCTACGATAACAGAGCTATTAAAATAA
- a CDS encoding RNA methyltransferase — protein sequence MNKSHVTIGLTNPKSPTNVGAVMRAAGCYQVDEVKYTGQRYEKAAKFHTDTKSAARTIPLTGVESFLDNLDPETKIVCVELAEGATPLPRFKHPENAIYIFGPEDGSISQDVADRADHVVYVPTVGCMNLAATVNVLLYDRLAKSDEMDESNELIKKSRDNRNHLLVKEK from the coding sequence ATGAACAAAAGCCATGTGACTATTGGTTTAACTAATCCAAAGAGCCCGACAAACGTTGGTGCTGTTATGCGTGCGGCTGGTTGTTACCAAGTCGACGAAGTTAAATACACAGGGCAACGCTACGAAAAAGCCGCTAAATTTCACACCGATACCAAGAGTGCTGCGCGTACTATCCCACTGACGGGTGTCGAGTCGTTTTTGGATAACCTTGATCCAGAAACCAAGATCGTTTGTGTAGAGCTCGCTGAGGGCGCAACACCACTACCGCGTTTTAAACATCCAGAAAACGCTATCTATATCTTTGGCCCTGAAGACGGTTCTATTTCTCAAGATGTCGCCGATAGAGCGGATCACGTCGTGTACGTACCAACGGTGGGTTGCATGAACTTGGCTGCAACGGTTAACGTGCTGCTTTATGATCGCCTTGCTAAGTCAGATGAAATGGACGAGAGCAACGAGCTGATCAAGAAAAGCCGTGATAACCGCAATCACTTATTAGTAAAAGAAAAGTAA
- a CDS encoding glycerophosphodiester phosphodiesterase — MKQILKGSIALILGVSSMTAWAAAEPANLGPRPLFLVNNMDESPLKTKLLSCSEGPFHRSDFSIGHRGAAMQFPEHTKESYLAAIQMGAGVVECDVTFTKDKALVCRHSQSDLHTTTDVLAHPDLAKKCSVPFIAANPATGEDAQVECRTSDFTLAEFKTLKGKMDGANPKATTVEEYMNGTPGWRTDLYSQSGTLMTHAESAALFQEHGVKVTPELKSAAVEMPFNGFSQEMYAQKLVDELKEAGFEPSETYLQSFNLDDVKYWIKEAPKFGKQAVYLDDRVYEQADFVASVENMKELHDAGVNIIAPPLFALVDLDENNELVASNYAKLAKGADLDIIAWTLERSGPLAQGGGWYYKSVKDGINNDGDMMKMLDVLAQDVGVMGVFSDWPATVTYYANCMDSDA, encoded by the coding sequence ATGAAGCAAATACTGAAAGGTTCGATTGCTCTGATACTAGGTGTGAGCTCGATGACGGCATGGGCCGCAGCAGAGCCAGCAAACTTAGGACCTCGTCCTCTCTTTTTAGTTAACAATATGGATGAGAGCCCTTTGAAAACTAAGCTACTGAGTTGCAGTGAAGGACCTTTTCATCGTAGTGATTTTTCTATTGGGCATCGCGGAGCTGCGATGCAGTTTCCTGAGCACACTAAGGAGTCTTATTTAGCGGCTATTCAAATGGGCGCAGGCGTTGTCGAGTGTGATGTGACCTTCACTAAAGATAAGGCGCTGGTATGTCGTCACTCGCAAAGTGATCTGCACACCACAACCGATGTTTTGGCGCACCCAGATCTCGCTAAGAAGTGTTCAGTGCCATTTATAGCTGCTAACCCAGCGACAGGCGAAGATGCTCAAGTTGAGTGTCGTACCTCTGATTTCACGCTGGCGGAGTTTAAGACGTTAAAAGGCAAAATGGATGGTGCTAACCCGAAAGCCACCACAGTTGAAGAGTACATGAACGGCACACCTGGTTGGAGAACCGATCTTTACAGCCAAAGTGGCACACTGATGACACACGCCGAAAGTGCGGCATTGTTTCAAGAGCACGGCGTAAAGGTGACTCCTGAGCTGAAATCGGCGGCGGTAGAAATGCCTTTTAATGGTTTTAGCCAAGAGATGTACGCGCAGAAGCTGGTGGATGAGCTGAAAGAGGCGGGCTTTGAGCCTTCGGAGACTTACCTACAGTCATTCAACTTGGATGATGTGAAGTACTGGATCAAAGAAGCACCGAAGTTTGGCAAACAAGCGGTTTATCTTGATGACCGTGTTTACGAACAAGCGGACTTTGTCGCGTCTGTTGAGAATATGAAAGAGCTGCACGATGCGGGTGTAAACATCATCGCGCCGCCTCTATTTGCGTTGGTTGATTTAGATGAGAACAACGAACTGGTTGCGTCTAATTACGCCAAGCTCGCTAAAGGTGCAGACCTCGACATCATTGCATGGACTCTGGAACGTTCAGGCCCACTTGCGCAAGGTGGCGGTTGGTACTACAAGAGCGTAAAAGATGGCATCAACAATGATGGCGACATGATGAAAATGCTCGATGTGTTGGCACAAGATGTTGGCGTGATGGGCGTATTCAGTGATTGGCCTGCAACGGTAACTTACTATGCAAACTGCATGGACAGCGACGCTTAA
- the phnD gene encoding phosphate/phosphite/phosphonate ABC transporter substrate-binding protein, giving the protein MKISVKGLLIASSLLLPSMAIASDCSSRGVLDDRYCDENQDLVADSPKNPDEWNDPSTLVFTYTPVEDPALYKDAFADFQAHLSKITGKRVIYYTVHSNSAQVEAMRSGRLHVAGFSTGPTGYAVNLAGYVPIAVKGDESGFQGYNLITIVRKDSGINTMTDLKGKKVAHTSASSNSGNLAPRALFPAKGLVPDEDYKVLYSGKHDQSILGVFNGDYDAAPVASDVYDRMVAAGRVDDSELKIIYRSPRFPTSAFGYAYNLKPELVEKINEAFFSYRFTPEMSASFKGADRFSPISYKEEWDVIRDIAHATGTAYTKTGLKKLAEKDAAKRAKKKAAELAKQANSQ; this is encoded by the coding sequence ATGAAAATCAGTGTTAAAGGACTGTTAATCGCTAGCTCATTACTACTTCCTTCAATGGCTATAGCAAGCGACTGCTCTAGTCGTGGTGTGTTAGACGATCGATACTGTGATGAAAACCAAGATTTGGTCGCCGATTCACCAAAGAATCCAGATGAGTGGAACGACCCAAGTACGCTTGTGTTTACTTACACTCCGGTAGAAGACCCTGCGTTATACAAAGATGCGTTTGCCGACTTCCAAGCTCATCTAAGCAAAATCACGGGTAAGCGAGTGATTTACTACACAGTTCACTCGAACTCTGCGCAAGTAGAAGCAATGCGTTCTGGTCGACTGCACGTTGCGGGTTTCTCTACGGGCCCAACAGGCTACGCAGTTAATCTAGCGGGTTACGTTCCAATTGCAGTTAAAGGCGATGAGTCTGGTTTCCAAGGTTACAACCTGATCACCATTGTGCGTAAAGACAGCGGTATTAATACAATGACTGATTTGAAAGGCAAAAAGGTTGCACATACTTCTGCATCATCAAACTCTGGCAACCTAGCTCCTCGTGCGTTATTCCCAGCGAAAGGTCTAGTGCCAGATGAAGATTACAAAGTGCTTTACTCAGGTAAACACGACCAATCTATACTTGGTGTTTTCAATGGAGACTATGATGCGGCGCCTGTGGCATCAGATGTTTACGATCGTATGGTGGCTGCAGGTCGTGTCGACGATTCTGAACTGAAGATCATCTACCGTAGTCCACGTTTCCCAACGTCTGCTTTTGGTTACGCTTACAACCTAAAACCAGAGCTAGTTGAGAAGATCAACGAAGCTTTCTTTAGCTACCGCTTTACTCCAGAGATGAGCGCATCGTTTAAAGGTGCCGACCGTTTCTCTCCAATCAGCTACAAAGAAGAGTGGGATGTGATTCGTGATATCGCTCATGCGACAGGTACGGCTTACACCAAAACTGGCCTGAAGAAATTGGCTGAAAAAGATGCGGCTAAACGTGCAAAGAAAAAAGCCGCTGAGCTAGCAAAACAAGCCAATAGCCAGTAA
- a CDS encoding LysR family transcriptional regulator: protein MNLRQLEVFYAIMQAGTVSGAARSLHVSQPNVTRILAHTEQQLGFGLFERVKGRLVPTVEAKTLLPEAEKVYQQLGQFRSLTNKVKQGHQHLRIGAPPILATKLLTPVIAQMSREQYSSKQELSFELLTANRDELCAGLLKHELDIAIAFGDEAPPAILAEMLLTESLKVLVPSNTVDQLPTELTLYDLINYPLPIIGLDSRDPLGLLLHQSLVARDEHYHHPISVRGYSAAAELVKYQAGFAIVDPWTAEQYQNDDAVCVLELQPCIRFSVSMLCAEHTPQSISVKQFIASLKSHTHPIT, encoded by the coding sequence TTGAACCTAAGACAGTTGGAAGTCTTTTACGCCATTATGCAGGCCGGAACCGTATCTGGAGCCGCACGCAGCTTGCATGTGTCCCAGCCTAATGTGACCCGTATTTTGGCGCACACCGAGCAACAACTCGGGTTTGGCTTATTCGAGCGTGTCAAAGGTCGATTGGTACCAACGGTTGAAGCGAAAACCTTGTTACCAGAAGCGGAGAAGGTCTACCAACAACTGGGTCAATTTCGATCTTTGACTAACAAAGTGAAGCAAGGCCATCAGCATTTACGTATTGGTGCGCCGCCAATTCTAGCCACTAAATTGCTGACTCCGGTGATCGCCCAAATGTCTCGCGAGCAATATTCCAGTAAACAAGAGCTCTCTTTTGAGTTACTGACTGCCAATCGCGACGAACTGTGTGCTGGGCTATTAAAGCATGAGCTTGATATTGCGATCGCATTTGGAGACGAAGCGCCGCCTGCGATATTGGCTGAGATGTTATTGACCGAATCACTCAAGGTTCTGGTTCCATCCAACACTGTTGATCAGTTACCGACAGAGTTAACCCTTTATGACCTGATCAATTATCCGTTGCCAATCATCGGGCTCGATAGCCGTGACCCATTAGGTTTGCTGCTCCATCAAAGCCTTGTGGCGCGAGATGAGCATTATCATCATCCGATATCGGTACGCGGATACAGCGCGGCGGCGGAACTGGTTAAGTACCAAGCTGGGTTTGCGATTGTGGATCCGTGGACGGCAGAACAGTATCAAAATGACGATGCGGTCTGTGTGTTAGAACTGCAGCCATGTATTCGATTTTCGGTTTCGATGCTTTGCGCAGAGCACACCCCTCAGTCGATTTCCGTTAAGCAATTTATCGCTTCATTGAAGAGCCATACTCACCCTATAACTTAA
- the phnC gene encoding phosphonate ABC transporter ATP-binding protein, protein MAVASYEGIKINNLFHEYVAGKPILKGINIDIDEPGIIAIIGPSGTGKSTLLRCINRLNDPSQGEIIFDGADLTQLKGQALRRQRRHIGMVFQEYNLVERLTVIENVLSGRLGYMTAWDAWRRNYSAQDLAKAFELLEFVGLQDFANQRADSLSGGQRQRVGIARAVMQDPYILLADEPTSSLDPKTAVEIMELMETFAEQKNIPVLVNIHDVNLAKRYAKRIIGMCNGKVHYDGSPEGISEEDLKIIYGGESWLD, encoded by the coding sequence ATGGCCGTAGCAAGCTATGAAGGAATAAAGATAAACAACCTTTTCCACGAATATGTGGCAGGCAAGCCAATCCTTAAAGGCATTAATATTGATATCGATGAGCCAGGCATCATCGCGATCATTGGTCCATCTGGTACCGGTAAAAGTACGCTTCTGCGCTGTATCAACCGACTCAACGATCCAAGCCAAGGTGAAATCATTTTTGATGGCGCAGACCTGACTCAATTAAAAGGACAAGCGTTACGTAGGCAGCGCCGTCATATAGGAATGGTTTTCCAAGAATATAACTTAGTTGAGCGTTTAACGGTTATCGAGAACGTGCTGAGTGGTCGTTTAGGTTACATGACCGCTTGGGATGCATGGCGTCGAAATTACTCTGCACAAGATTTAGCAAAAGCGTTCGAGTTACTCGAATTTGTGGGCCTGCAAGACTTTGCAAACCAACGTGCCGACAGTTTATCGGGCGGTCAAAGACAGCGTGTCGGTATCGCTCGCGCAGTCATGCAAGACCCATATATTCTATTGGCGGATGAACCAACGTCATCACTCGACCCAAAAACAGCGGTTGAGATCATGGAGTTGATGGAAACCTTTGCAGAACAGAAAAACATTCCCGTGTTGGTTAACATCCATGATGTGAACTTGGCCAAGCGTTATGCCAAGCGAATCATTGGTATGTGTAATGGTAAGGTGCATTACGATGGCAGCCCTGAAGGTATTTCAGAGGAAGATCTGAAAATTATCTATGGGGGTGAGTCATGGCTGGATTAA
- a CDS encoding DUF1611 domain-containing protein yields the protein MSIAQPYLLFLGDVTDPLAAKTARGIHQWRPEICLGQLRLTSDTVSLGLTDMTLQEAQAQGAKTLVIGTANPGGVIPDSWQSTIMSAAEMGFEIASGMHQRLSEFSPLSDMQQQGLTKLHDVRHFDGVLNVGNGKLRQGKRLLTVGTDCSVGKMFSALAIEKSLKQAGTSAQFKATGQTGILIEGSGISIDAVVADFISGAVEAISPDFTDHDWDIIEGQGSLFNPSFAGVSLGLLHGAQADALVLCHEVGRAHIRNLPHAKLPTIEQTIEANLQAARLTNPDVKLVGICLNTSAISIEDAEILCQEWTKHYQVPVTDPVRFGVQHITDHLRHSL from the coding sequence ATGTCTATCGCTCAACCTTATCTTCTTTTTCTTGGGGATGTTACTGACCCACTTGCCGCAAAAACAGCCCGTGGTATTCACCAGTGGCGACCAGAAATCTGTCTAGGCCAACTGCGTTTAACGAGCGATACTGTTTCACTTGGCTTAACGGACATGACCTTGCAAGAGGCTCAAGCACAGGGGGCGAAAACCCTAGTCATTGGCACTGCAAACCCGGGTGGTGTAATTCCTGATTCTTGGCAGTCAACCATTATGTCCGCTGCAGAAATGGGATTTGAGATTGCATCTGGCATGCACCAACGATTGAGTGAATTTTCACCGCTTTCTGACATGCAACAACAAGGTTTGACTAAGCTTCATGATGTACGACATTTTGATGGTGTTCTTAATGTTGGTAACGGTAAGCTTCGTCAAGGTAAGCGCCTGCTTACGGTCGGAACCGATTGCTCAGTAGGCAAAATGTTCTCGGCGTTGGCCATTGAAAAATCGCTTAAACAAGCAGGAACCTCTGCTCAATTCAAAGCGACAGGGCAGACTGGTATCTTGATTGAAGGCAGCGGTATTTCGATTGATGCAGTAGTCGCGGATTTCATTTCCGGCGCGGTTGAAGCGATTAGCCCCGATTTTACTGACCACGATTGGGACATCATTGAAGGCCAAGGTTCGTTGTTCAATCCGTCTTTTGCAGGCGTGAGTTTAGGGTTATTGCATGGTGCACAAGCCGACGCTTTGGTGTTGTGCCATGAAGTAGGGCGAGCACATATTCGTAACCTTCCGCATGCCAAATTGCCAACGATAGAACAGACGATTGAAGCCAACTTGCAAGCGGCACGATTGACCAATCCAGACGTGAAACTGGTGGGTATCTGTTTAAACACATCGGCGATTAGCATTGAAGATGCTGAGATATTGTGCCAAGAATGGACCAAGCACTATCAAGTACCAGTGACGGACCCGGTGCGATTTGGTGTACAACATATTACTGATCATTTGCGACATTCACTTTAA
- the ycjG gene encoding L-Ala-D/L-Glu epimerase codes for MKITAEPITIAMQTPFRISRGSRTECHVVRVYIEHDGKRAQGECTPYPRYGKSSESVLAQIQQASSSLEMAFERGMTDPEELRDHLQSSLTGGAARNAIDCALWDYQAQQSEQIFPNSLFELPAQIVTAMTVSIGTPKAMATQAHDYVANGAKLLKVKLDGEQVLERVRAVREAASGVKIVLDANEAWTGLNLEELFNQLTEFDIAMIEQPLPQQHDASLAHINHPIPLCADESCHTTSQLSSLIGKYEMVNIKLDKTGGLTEALALAKEAQRLGFTLMSGCMLGTSLAMRAALPIAVQSEIVDLDGPVLLGQDVAPALTYRDGMIII; via the coding sequence ATGAAGATTACTGCAGAACCTATTACTATCGCGATGCAAACGCCTTTTCGCATCTCTCGAGGCAGCCGAACAGAGTGTCACGTTGTTCGTGTTTACATTGAACATGATGGCAAACGAGCTCAGGGCGAATGCACGCCTTACCCCCGTTATGGTAAGTCATCCGAGTCTGTGTTAGCGCAAATCCAACAAGCGTCTAGCTCTCTTGAAATGGCCTTTGAGCGTGGTATGACCGATCCTGAAGAATTACGAGATCATCTTCAGTCTTCATTGACCGGAGGAGCTGCGCGTAATGCTATCGATTGTGCGCTTTGGGATTATCAAGCGCAGCAGAGCGAGCAGATATTTCCGAATAGCTTGTTCGAACTACCTGCGCAAATTGTTACCGCAATGACAGTATCGATTGGCACACCAAAAGCCATGGCAACACAAGCTCATGATTATGTGGCGAATGGCGCAAAACTTCTAAAAGTGAAGCTTGATGGCGAACAAGTGCTAGAGCGTGTACGCGCTGTCCGAGAAGCAGCATCAGGAGTAAAAATTGTACTGGATGCCAATGAAGCATGGACAGGGTTGAATCTCGAAGAGTTGTTTAATCAACTAACAGAGTTTGATATTGCGATGATCGAGCAACCTTTGCCGCAACAACATGATGCGTCATTGGCACACATCAATCACCCGATCCCACTGTGTGCGGATGAAAGCTGTCATACCACTTCGCAACTTTCATCTTTGATAGGCAAGTATGAAATGGTCAACATCAAGCTCGATAAAACCGGTGGTTTGACCGAAGCATTGGCACTTGCCAAAGAAGCTCAAAGGCTCGGCTTTACTTTGATGTCGGGTTGCATGCTAGGCACCTCATTGGCTATGCGAGCGGCGCTGCCTATTGCCGTTCAATCTGAAATCGTTGACCTCGACGGCCCAGTTTTACTTGGCCAAGATGTAGCACCAGCACTGACTTATCGAGATGGGATGATCATTATCTAA
- a CDS encoding sigma-54-dependent Fis family transcriptional regulator, whose amino-acid sequence MTAEKHIVLIDDEIDVVEAVSEMLELEGFRVTTFTDPNLGLKSLKANSHSVVLCDVRMPKVDGLTLLSSIQYRAANVPVLLMSGHGDIPMAIEAMKLGAFDFLEKPLNAGELVEKLDLALAQCQHNSTKISGDDQETDLPIESVVIGQSQAMDTIRKQVLALSHTGVDTIINGETGTGKEVIARALHQFSRRKAKPFVAINCGGMTESIIESELFGHEAGSFTSANKKRIGKIEQANGGTLFLDEIESMPIAVQIKLLRVIQERMIERVGGNELIPVDIVVVAASKADLASLSESGEFRADLFYRLNIASLNLPALRQRKEDIQVLFRHFVIQASHKYKTRPSTIYPEQIQQLCRHEWPGNVRELRNVADRFVLGIVGDGFDLQSPICESTGEDFAFEKQMEQYERNVLTEALIESAGNINEVSSKLNLPRKTLYRKMKKHQLDKESFKV is encoded by the coding sequence ATGACTGCAGAAAAACACATAGTTCTTATCGATGATGAAATCGATGTTGTTGAAGCCGTGAGTGAAATGTTGGAGCTGGAAGGTTTTCGCGTCACCACTTTTACCGACCCTAACCTTGGCCTTAAATCACTCAAGGCGAATAGCCATTCAGTGGTGCTGTGTGACGTACGCATGCCGAAAGTGGATGGCTTGACGTTATTAAGTTCAATTCAATACCGAGCGGCTAATGTTCCTGTGTTGTTGATGAGTGGCCATGGCGATATTCCCATGGCGATAGAAGCGATGAAGTTGGGTGCTTTCGATTTTTTGGAAAAACCACTTAATGCTGGCGAGTTGGTGGAAAAACTCGATCTCGCGTTGGCACAATGTCAGCACAATAGTACGAAAATATCAGGTGACGATCAGGAAACCGACTTACCAATTGAGTCGGTGGTTATTGGTCAATCCCAAGCGATGGACACCATACGTAAGCAAGTGCTTGCACTCTCTCATACTGGCGTTGACACCATCATTAATGGTGAGACAGGCACTGGCAAAGAGGTGATTGCTCGCGCGTTGCATCAATTTAGCCGTCGTAAGGCGAAGCCCTTTGTCGCGATCAACTGTGGTGGCATGACAGAAAGCATTATCGAAAGTGAGTTGTTTGGTCATGAAGCGGGTTCGTTTACCAGTGCCAACAAGAAACGTATTGGAAAAATAGAACAAGCCAATGGCGGAACTCTGTTTCTTGATGAAATTGAAAGCATGCCGATTGCGGTACAAATAAAACTGCTGCGAGTGATTCAAGAGCGAATGATTGAGCGTGTTGGCGGTAATGAATTGATACCTGTTGATATTGTGGTGGTGGCAGCCAGTAAAGCTGACCTCGCAAGCCTCAGTGAATCCGGTGAATTCAGAGCCGACCTTTTCTATCGCTTGAACATTGCGAGCTTAAACCTTCCGGCACTGCGCCAACGAAAAGAAGACATTCAGGTGTTGTTTCGCCATTTTGTGATTCAAGCGAGCCACAAATATAAGACGCGTCCTTCGACGATTTACCCCGAGCAGATACAACAACTATGTCGACACGAATGGCCTGGAAACGTGCGTGAGTTACGTAATGTTGCCGACCGATTTGTACTCGGTATTGTCGGCGATGGCTTTGATCTTCAATCGCCAATTTGTGAATCAACCGGGGAAGATTTCGCCTTTGAAAAGCAGATGGAGCAGTACGAGAGAAATGTATTAACCGAAGCCTTGATAGAGAGCGCGGGAAATATCAATGAAGTCTCAAGCAAGCTGAATCTGCCACGCAAAACGCTTTATCGAAAAATGAAGAAACACCAATTGGATAAAGAGAGTTTCAAGGTTTAA